The Strigops habroptila isolate Jane chromosome 14, bStrHab1.2.pri, whole genome shotgun sequence genomic sequence AAAGGGCACTTGGATGCTTTGACTCTTCTATGATCTCAGTTTGACCTTTGCTGCTTGTTCCTAAGTGCTGTGAACATGCAGGATCAGAACGAGTGCCAGAATATGCCCATGCCCTGTGGCTTCAACAGCCTTGAGCAAGGCAACGAAAAACCCTTCAGTTACATGCAGCAGTTTCCCATAATGACAAGTTGCAGAGCTGAGTGACTCGTGCAGGAGAGAAATTTATCCTTGGAGAGAGATTCAGTGAAAACAAACCTATTAAGCTATCCAGAAAGGAGTGTTTCCTGCTGTATCACCTCCAGCAGCTTTTTCCAGTCCAACTTTAAATTCTCGTTTATGAGACTGTTCTGTCATTACTGCATCTCACCATCAGTGTTTTTCTCTGATGCGTATATGGGAAATTATTATGGTAACATGAAGGAAGACCATAACAGTGGAAATTCATGTAACTTGAACCAAAGATTGCTAGTGGCTGTCTGTGAGGAATCCTTTTCTTGTATAAAATAGGATGTAGATTTTCAGCGCATTACCTACTTTGCACTCTTTCCCCCAAAAGATGCCAGCCGTCTCTATTAAGGGTATCACTGTGTCATTTAGGTCCCCTACTTTGTAAGCAGACTCAGGCACTCTTCATACAGAACAGTCTACCCCTGGGTCCAGTGTGACGTTGCCATTCAGCAAGGTCACAGCCCTGTGAGCCCAGGGTACATCTCAAGACACTAGCACAGTGTTGAGAAGGGCCCTGTTCAGGGGCCTGGTGCTGTTGTCACCTCACTGGAAGATCCTGCAGATAGCAAAAGCACAGGTAAATATTTGTACAgagctttgaaaagcagcaggacagTTCTGTTAGGTACTATTTATTACAGCAACAAAGAGCTTCCTTTGAAACTATGGGTTCAGCACAGGAGAAAACTGCTGCACTGGAGTGTGCACCAAATATGCACAGATTTAATCTTAGCTGTCACACTGTACCTCTGGGCTGCAAGTGGTCCTGCACTATGTGCACAGTGGGGTTTTCTACAGGGACAGTCTCAGCTCAGCTTTCCCCGTTGTGTTCAGCAGGAGTTCTGCTATCGAATATAATGGAAGGTGAACAGAAAGCTTCAGTGAATATACCTTGTATCTCATCTAACCAGAGATAAAAATGCCCTCTGCTTCCCATTCGGACCATGATCACATTGAAGCAGGCACAGCAGAAAAGGGTTGTGGGCAGATAGCACAAACAGTGAAGAGCATTATGTGTCACAAGGAAATGGCAACTGTCTTGGCACTATCAGGTTTATCTTTGCTCTTGACTTAATATCCGCTCCCCGTCATAGCAGTGCAATACGTGCAGAGAAAGGCTGCATCATtaggaggggagaagggaggacCAGGTCAAGTTCTGGGCTTCTGttccaggctctgctgccatcttgctgcttttttggaCAAATCATTTgacttcttcaaaaaaaaaaaaaaaaaggaaaaaaaagaaaataaaaaaagatgtctCACTAAGGATGAAGCTTGCTGTGAGGTCTTTGGCTGAAAGGACGTGGGTGGATGTGAAAGACAATGAGCAGCAAGGAGGGAAGAAACATTGCAGCTCttagtctgatttttttcaggaacCATTGTTTTTCCCAGTGTTACAATCTACTTCCAGGAAGCAGGTGCTATTTGAGTTCCTTTCCAAGATACCTCTGTCTCATGGGTAGAGAAGGGAGACAAAGAGTTTAGAAAAGAGGACaactgttgtttttccttgccGCAGGATAGAACACCTTGGACTCAATGTTGTCCTCCAGCTCTTGGTTGGGGTTCCCCTGGAAATGGTGCATGGCGCTGCGAGGATCAGTTTTGTGTACATTGCTGGAGTTGTGGCAGGTAGGTGACACTTCTGGATGGTCCAGAAGGAGAAGCAATCTGAAAGTGGTCTCTGCTGACTTTTGTGTAGGAAATGATTTGTGACATTTGGGTGTAGAAGAGGAGCAGCCCACTGATCTTCTGTGtgttgaaattattttggagGCTGGAAATGGGAAATATGCTACAACTTGACTTCTCTTTCTACCTAGCCATGGGCTCTGTGTTTAGGAGACCTGCTAAAAAAGCACCAACAACCCCTTACTTTAAAATAGCCTTACTTTAGATGGCCTTCCTGAATGTGGAggtcatgctgctgctttcctcttgtGTGCCACAAAGGCCTAGAAGGTGGCATCAGAGGTATCTCTGCATGAAGAGCCTTCTTTTTGTTTACAGGTCTTGTGCCAGTTCTTACTGCATTTTGCCCTGTGCTGTCTGCTTGCTACAGCCTGAGTAAGAAAGAAGTATTCGGATGTAGGTGGTGAGCAGTGCACAGGAATCTGGAAATTCATTTAATCATAAGCCATGGGGtttgattgatttttcttttagtttcagctgtactgcttttatttatgtttgGCATTTCCAGCAGTTTGGAGGTGATGGAGGTTAGCTGACAATAGATCAACATCTAATTAAAACAGGAGGAGGGTGTGAGAACAACCAAGAGCTTCACAGGGGAACTCTGACAACGACTAACTGCCTTAGTTGAAGATTTATGGTGGGTTTTTGTCCAGctacataattttattttttctataatgAGCAGATAAAGCCTTTGTAAAACAGGCTGTATCAGGTACTAATAAATCCTACATTCCAGgagaaacactgcagaaagaataATTAGACTAGGACACAGGAGCAGGCATGGTACAAACACAACACTGTTTAATGCAGAGAAAGGAGTTagcagaccagctccaccatcCATTGCTTGTTGTTTTAATAAGCACTAACTAAAGTGGTCCCCTGTCTGCAACTTTCCAGACAAACTTTTCTACATAGATCTACCTACCAACCCTGGGGCTTCATTTATATACGTGTAAATACACACAGCACATCTGTGCAAGGTGAGGTGAGCATTGAATCTGCTGCGGTTGAGCCCAGGGGGGCAGTGAGCGTTGCCTGTGGCCACGGATTTGCTGGCAGGGTCTGCAGGGACAGAGGCAGGTTTTACTGGGGGTTAGGCTGGGCTGAATGCCCAGAGCTCTGGAAGCCTGTAGCCAGTGCCTGAGTGAGGCTCACTAGCCCACCCAGCACTACTGGTTCATTTCTGTTACACAAATGACcccactttttttctcagacaaGCTATCACATGCTCATGAAAGGCTAGCCTTTCACACCTTATGACCTATAAATTGTGGAACAAAGTGCCAAACGGAAAGGAAAAACTGCCTTTCTTAGTGCAGGTCGGAACTACAAATATGACCAGATGGTCACATACACAAAAGTGTCCCATGATACACTTAGCTGTTTGAATTGTTAGCCAATTATTAAACATGCTTTACCTTTTGACGTGtcaggagagaaagaggcatACTTATGCTGAGGATCTGGCAATATGAAGATAACACAGCTCCTAAACAATCAGGAAGAAGCAGTAAAATGTTGACATGGGCCACAGTGGCCACTCCCTACTTTTATGCATTTAATCTCATTTATCTGGCTTTACTAAGAAGACAAGTTGAGGATGAGATGGCAAGACTCAGTGCAGTATCTGAGGACTTAACTGCAAGTTCTCATTACTCCTTTCTTAACTTCCcattaattttttccttaagtgtCAGTGTTTAAGAGCTGAGAAGTCTTAGGGCCATACAGCAGAGGAGGGAGCTATGAGCAGAGTTGGCTGGTAGAACCTCAGCACTTTTCTTGACCCAGAATCTGTTTCTCATTCCTGCTTATCACAAAGATCTTCATTCTCCCTGCCTTGTCTGCCTTTGTCTCTTTATCTCTTAAATTACTCTTCAAGTTTGCAATGAAAGGAGCTTTGAGCATATCCCAGCCTCCAGTTGGGGTAAGGAGAAGCAGTGTCTGCGTTTGggctatgtattttttttagtgGGGCCTTTACGTGATTGACCTGTCATTTGCTACCTTGTGTTTACTGCCTCCACTCAGGTGATTTTTAGCTAGTTTTACTCTAAAGTTTCGTAAGTAACAGGCTGTGCTTTGACCGGAGGCCTGTGCCAAGTAACAAGCCCTCAGTTCTTTCTCACTGTGCAAATATTTGTCTTGCCAGCATGGGAGCTACTCGTATTTTGTCTTCAGGTGAGCAACAAGATGCAGACATCTGTCTCCTGCTTCCTTGTTACACCCTTTAATCAGGGTGTAAGTGCTTTTTTGCAGCATAGGTTTGAAAATACTTTGCTACCTTGCTTGGCTGCTTTTAAAGTAGGTGCAGAAGAATCAGTCGGTCACTGTCTTGGCAGTTTTACAGGACTGAATTAGCTCCACAAGCCAATTGAtttcccccccttctctttCAGAGACCTGCAGCAATTAGCACGAAACAGGCAGTAGCAGGGATGTAGAGTAGGAGAAAGTGTGTTTATTTGGCTGGAAATTGTCACAACCCCTTGTTCTTTCTCCCAGGGTCCCTGGCAGTGTCAGTAGCTGATATGACTGCGCCTGTGGTGGGCTCCTCTGGAGGCGTGTATGCTCTTGTCTCAGCCCACTTGGCCAATATAGTCATGGTGAGTACCAGAATGACTGTCTAACCTCTTCAGAAGTGAGCCAGGTCTGGTGGCCCAAAGGGTTTGGAAATAGAACCTGACCCAGCTGCTGGTCGTTCAGAGCTTGCCCCAGTTAAGAGTCTTCTCAGTGGTGTGGTGCTGGAATGGAAATGTTACACTGCAGTTGGTGGCTTGGTACCCTGATGACTGGTAGCTTGCCAGAAGCCAAAGGTGCTGGTAACCCAAGACTTACCAGTGTACTCTAGGCTGCCAGCTCTCCTTGCAGGGGCTGACAGATGTCTTTGGAGAAAAAGGCTTTGCAGAGATGTGTGGAGAGTCTTCGCTAGTTATCTCCCAGACTTCTTAGAACATTGCCAAGTGTCCTGTTATTTCACTACTCACTGGCCTCCTCCAAATCTGTTTAGCAATTCTACCCTAGCATCTATATTTCTCCATTGTCTGCTGCCTCTCTTCTcatctgaaattacttttactGCCTTTCCCATTCTGGTGcagtttttttgctgttctttcccccttttctctctctctgctcacTTAGTCTCTAGATGTGATGCTCCCTCATGCTGAAAGACATGCTGGCCATTTGCTGATAAAGCACAGTCCTGCCCGGGTGCTTTGAGCATGCTGGGAAGACACGAGACTTGTAGGGAGGGTCCCTTGAATTCTCTGTTCCCTTGTGCCTCCTGGTaaccaaaggaaacaaaaatattcctccttgtaataataaatattcttggaattaaatacataaaataaccAATGGGGAAGCAATAAAGTGTGTCACCCAAAGGAAAAGAGTGAGGGGAGGACTTCAGAAGAGTtacatggaaatgaaaactgaaggaagCAACACAGCATTAATCAGCATGAGTTCAGAGCCTTCTGACTGTGTTAGGTGTCTctgtggagagagaaaatgagttACTTATTTTGTAGAGATTGTGTTTTTGCAGTCATAGGAGTGATTTACAGACAGATCCCACATAAAACTTGAAGATATGTAATATGTATTGCAGAATATTCAGCAGGCTGAAAAGTCACTGAGTGCCATTAAAGTTtacaagcatttttttattccttcagtGTGATGAGCAGGGAGTTTTTCACAAGCAGCTTAGCTAGCTTGCTATCTCACACCACCTCCAACAGGCAGCATTTCACTCAGACACTTCATAATAACAGTGTACGTAATAATACACCTGAGTTCCTCAGGGCATGACCTCTATTTCCTGTTTGAAAATCTGTGTAAgtgaaaaaggaggaatttaCACATTTCTCCCATGATTTCTGACTATCATTCAAAGATTCTTATTCCACTGTATAAATTAATGGCCAAGCCTGAAGACAGAGGAGGCCAAATCCAGGCTTTTGTATGACACTGTGCCCTTGGTATGCTTTTATTGGGTCCTTGTTACTTGTGTGTGCTCTGCTGAATATCTGAGTGGCAGAATTTCGGGGAGCCTGAGGTACAGGACAGTGTTGTGCCTCCAAGTGAATCATGATGAGCTTTGTCATATTAACTACTTGACATAATTTTCTTTGATGCAGCCTAATTCAACAGGGTTTTGCAGGGTAGGTAAATTCAGATATTTTCACAAGTCAGAGTTTAAGGTGAAACATCATACTAACATGGTAAAAATGAGTCTGTCTGAAGAACAGAGGATGGCAAGGCCAGCCAAAGACCATGCCACACAGCTGCATGTCAGGCAAGGAAAGTCAGTAGGACTGCCAGGCAAAGAAGTTCTGGACTGTCCATAACTTGGGCATGTCTGCAGTATATCCTTTATGGTTATGTCCTTTGGGATTGACAGATCTGTGTTTGGTGTGGTGAGTGGAGAGTTCACAGCATGTGGCAAAGGATATTGAACGGGTTTGTTTCAGGGCTGGTCGTCCTTGATGCTCCTCCGCTGTAGTTCTGGATGTAAAATCCCCCCAGGTTTGCATGCAGCATCACGTTGTTTTCCTTGTCTCTTTTCCAGAACTGGTCAGGAATGAAGTGCCAATTCAAACTGCTGCGCATGGCTGTTGCCTTGATCTGTAGTAAGTATCATGCAATACTTGGCGCACACACAATCCTGTTTTGTTTGTCCTTGTCGTAAGAATTCATGCTGATTCAGAGGGGTTTGCCTTTGCACCAGTTTTGGTAGGAACCTGCAGCTGGACGTTCTGGAAGCAGAAACCGCAACACTCTCAAATGCAGATTTGGGCTTTCAACACTAGCATTTGTAAATGAGGATTTGTTGTTAGCCAGCATCTGTAGCTTGTGGCATTTGGGAAGCTCTGGGACATAAACTTGTCTTCTTTTTGAATTTGTGAACAAGGAATGCTTTTGCAATGATAATACTTAGGTTTCATAGAGCATTTCACATATGGGATGGCAACAGCATGTGTGTATAATGCATCTTGCGAATTGTCTTCAAAGTCTAActtatttttttgtggttttggatAAATTATGAAAGGGGACTATTCCCCCTCCTGTCTATGCTCCCACAAACCCAGGTCACTTACCACCCGGGAGGGTTCATGTCTGTGCACTGCAGTCGTTACATAGCCATAGCTTCCCAGCTTCCCTGTGCTCACCGTACAAGGCGATTTCTCCCTCTCCATCTCTTCAGGGATGGAGTACTGCCTGCAAGATAGACTTTAGAAGGAGTGGACCTAGACAATAAATTTCTTTCTCCGTCTTTGTTCCAGTGAGCTTTGAATTTGGAAGAGCCGTGTGGCTGCGATTCCACCCCTCCGTTTACCCACCCTGCCCACACCCCAGCTTCATGGCTCACCTGGGAGGGGTGGTGGTTGGAATCACCCTCGGTGTCATCATCCTGAGGAACTATGAGCAGAGACTCCAAGATCAGACTTTATGGTGGATCTTCCTTTCTATTTATgtcatttttgtcttgtttgcCATCTTCTGGAACATTTTTGCCTACAGCCTGTTGGATCTAAAGCTACCTCCCCCTCCCTGATGACATGGGACAGAAACTCGAGACCAGAAGTCATCTGTCAGCTATGTTAAGTGAATGAAGATGGAGgatctatttttatatttaacttAGGGGAGGATGATTCTTTTGAACAGAGGTgtgtgctggaggagaagctTAACGATCTCATGAAAGACTGGGCTGGTCAGTTTGTTCACAAATCTAGCAGGTACTGTAAAACTGGCTGTCCTGACCCTGCAGTTGCTCCCCTGGC encodes the following:
- the RHBDL3 gene encoding rhomboid-related protein 3 isoform X3 codes for the protein MSNKRSNSFRQAILQGNRRLCSKALLEETGLSLSQRLIRHVAYETLPREIDRKWYYDSYTCCPPPWFMITITIVEVAFFLYNGVVLDRFVLQVSHPLYLKNALLYHPQLRAQAWRYLTYIFMHAGIEHLGLNVVLQLLVGVPLEMVHGAARISFVYIAGVVAGSLAVSVADMTAPVVGSSGGVYALVSAHLANIVMNWSGMKCQFKLLRMAVALICMSFEFGRAVWLRFHPSVYPPCPHPSFMAHLGGVVVGITLGVIILRNYEQRLQDQTLWWIFLSIYVIFVLFAIFWNIFAYSLLDLKLPPPP